From a region of the Eulemur rufifrons isolate Redbay chromosome 7, OSU_ERuf_1, whole genome shotgun sequence genome:
- the NCBP2 gene encoding nuclear cap-binding protein subunit 2 isoform X2: MSGGLKALRSDSYVELSQYRDQHFRGDNEEQEKLLKKSYAENAMRYINGTRLDDRIIRTDWDAGFKEGRQYGRGRSGGQVRDEYRQDYDAGRGGYGKLAQNQ; the protein is encoded by the exons ATGTCGGGTGGCCTGAAGGCGCTGCGCAGCGACTCCTACGTGGAGCTGAGCCAGTACCGGGACCAGCACTTCCGG GGTGACAATGAAGAACAGGAAAAATTACTAAAGAAAAGCT ATGCAGAAAATGCCATGCGGTACATAAATGGAACTCGTCTGGATGACCGGATCATTCGCACAGATTGGGATGCAGGCTTTAAGGAAGGCAGGCAGTATGGACGTGGGCGATCTGGGGGCCAG GTACGAGATGAGTATCGGCAAGACTATGATGCTGGGAGAGGAGGCTATGGAAAACTGGCGCAAAACCAGTGA
- the NCBP2 gene encoding nuclear cap-binding protein subunit 2 isoform X1 translates to MSGGLKALRSDSYVELSQYRDQHFRGDNEEQEKLLKKSCTLYVGNLSFYTTEEQIYELFSKSGDIKKIIMGLDKMKKTACGFCFVEYYSRADAENAMRYINGTRLDDRIIRTDWDAGFKEGRQYGRGRSGGQVRDEYRQDYDAGRGGYGKLAQNQ, encoded by the exons ATGTCGGGTGGCCTGAAGGCGCTGCGCAGCGACTCCTACGTGGAGCTGAGCCAGTACCGGGACCAGCACTTCCGG GGTGACAATGAAGAACAGGAAAAATTACTAAAGAAAAGCTGTACATTGTATGTTGGAAATCTTTCCTTTTACACAACTGAAGAACAAATCTATGAACTCTTCAGCAAAAGCGGTGACATAAAGAAAATCATCATGGGTctggacaaaatgaaaaaaacagcaTGTGGATTCTGTTTTGTGGA ATACTATTCAAGAGCAGATGCAGAAAATGCCATGCGGTACATAAATGGAACTCGTCTGGATGACCGGATCATTCGCACAGATTGGGATGCAGGCTTTAAGGAAGGCAGGCAGTATGGACGTGGGCGATCTGGGGGCCAG GTACGAGATGAGTATCGGCAAGACTATGATGCTGGGAGAGGAGGCTATGGAAAACTGGCGCAAAACCAGTGA
- the NCBP2AS2 gene encoding protein NCBP2AS2, translating to MVLRRLLAALLHSPQLVERLSESRPVRRAAQLTAFALLQAQLRGQDAARRLRGLAAGPAESLSRRAERFKDTFTQELRRGLRDRPGSPPGSQRGPGANT from the coding sequence ATGGTTCTCCGGCGGCTGCTGGCAGCCCTGCTGCACAGCCCGCAGCTGGTGGAGCGTCTGTCCGAGTCGCGGCCCGTCCGACGTGCGGCGCAGCTCACCGCCTTCGCACTGCTGCAGGCCCAGCTACGCGGCCAGGACGCGGCCCGCCGCCTGCGGGGCCTCGCGGCCGGGCCCGCGGAATCCCTGAGCCGCCGGGCTGAGAGATTCAAAGACACCTTCACCCAGGAGCTACGCCGCGGCCTCAGGGACCGGCCGGGGTCCCCACCAGGTAGCCAGAGGGGCCCGGGTGCGAACACTTAA
- the PIGZ gene encoding GPI mannosyltransferase 4 codes for MQICGSRVASVAVGKSFQALGPVFWQQFDRKMAARVLWGSLSLLRVLWCLLPQTGYVHPDEFFQSPEVMAEDILGVQAARPWEFYPSNSCRTVVFPLLTSGSTFWLLRLWEELGLWPGLVSGYTLLVGPRLLVTAFSFALDAAVYHLAPLWGANRWSALVLLSGSYVTLVFYTRTFSNNIEGLLFSWLLVLVSPRVIRSPTPNKSAPGPWWHSWLLGGIVAAGFFNRPTFLAFALVPLFLWGTRGTTNLGFKSLAREALSLLPGAAFAAVVFVATDSWYFSSPSRSGSLVLTPINFLHYNLDPQNLARHGTHARLTHLAVNGFLLFGVLHAQALQAAWQQLRVCLQAFARMGFRRAPGAWSLLSSPRSYLLLLYFMPLALLSAFSHQEARFLIPLLVPIVLLCSPQTHPVPWKGTLFLFNVLGALFFGCLHQGGLLPGLEYLERVVHTPVLPSTPTHYTLLFTHTYMPPRHLLHLPGLGSPVEVVDMGGTEDWVLCQALKSFTRQPACQVAGGPWLCRLFVVTPGTTRRAVERCSFHLKNETLMFPHLTLEDPPALSSLLSGAWRDHLSLHIMEVGAET; via the exons ATGCAGATCTGTGGATCCAGAGTAGCATCTGTAGCAGTTGGGAAGTCATTCCAGGCTCTTGGCCCAGTGTTTTGGCAACAATTTGACCGGAAGATGGCAGCCAGGGTGCTTTGGGGCAGCCTCAGCCTGCTCCGCGTGCTGTGGTGTCTCCTTCCGCAGACAGGCTACGTGCACCCGGATGAGTTCTTCCAGTCACCTGAGGTCATGGCAG AGGACATCCTGGGTGTGCAGGCTGCCCGGCCCTGGGAGTTTTACCCCAGCAACTCCTGCCGCACGGTGGTCTTCCCTCTGCTGACCTCTGGCTCTACCTTCTGGCTGCTCAGGCTCTGGGAAGAACTGGGGCTGTGGCCTGGCCTGGTGAGCGGCTACACGTTGCTGGTGGGGCCCCGGCTCCTCGTCACTGCCTTCTCCTTTGCCCTGGATGCAGCTGTGTACCACCTGGCCCCACTGTGGGGGGCAAACCGCTGGAGCGCCCTGGTCCTGCTGTCTGGTTCCTACGTCACCCTGGTCTTCTACACAAGGACTTTCTCCAACAACATCGAGGGACTGCTCTTCTCGTGGCTGCTGGTGCTGGTGTCCCCCCGTGTAATACGGAGCCCCACACCAAATAAGTCTGCTCCAGGGCCATGGTGGCACAGCTGGCTTCTTGGGGGCATCGTGGCTGCTGGCTTCTTCAACCGCCCCACCTTTCTGGCCTTTGCTCTGGTCCCCCTCTTCCTCTGGGGCACTCGTGGAACCACAAACCTTGGTTTCAAGTCCCTGGCCCGAGAAGCCTTGTCACTTCTCCCGGGGGCGGCCTTTGCAGCAGTGGTGTTTGTGGCCACGGACAGCTGGTACTTCTCCAGCCCCTCTAGGTCCGGTTCCCTTGTTCTCACCCCCATCAACTTCTTACACTACAACCTCGATCCCCAAAACCTGGCACGGCATGGCACACATGCGCGGCTCACTCACCTGGCAGTCAATGGCTTTCTGCTTTTTGGGGTGCTGCATGCTCAGGCCTTGCAGGCTGCGTGGCAACAGCTCCGAGtctgcctccaggcctttgcacgCATGGGCTTCCGGAGGGCGCCGGGTGCCTGGAGCCTGCTGTCCAGCCCCAGGTCTTACCTCCTTCTCCTCTACTTCATGCCCCTGGCCTTGCTGTCTGCCTTTAGCCACCAGGAGGCTCGGTTCTTAATCCCCCTCCTCGTCCCCATAGTCCTGCTTTGCAGCCCACAGACCCACCCTGTGCCCTGGAAGGGCACCCTGTTTCTCTTCAATGTCCTAGGTGCCTTATTCTTCGGCTGCCTGCACCAGGGGGGCCTGCTGCCAGGCCTGGAGTACCTAGAGCGGGTGGTCCACACACCTGTGCTCCCAAGCACGCCTACCCACTACACACTCCTCTTCACCCACACCTACATGCCCCCCCggcacctcctccacctcccaggcCTGGGGTCACCTGTGGAGGTGGTGGACATGGGTGGGACTGAGGACTGGGTCCTGTGCCAAGCCCTGAAAAGCTTCACTAGACAACCAGCCTGCCAAGTGGCTGGTGGGCCGTGGCTCTGCCGCCTCTTTGTGGTGACTCCTGGCACCACCAGGCGTGCTGTGGAAAGGTGCAGCTTCCACCTCAAGAATGAGACACTCATGTTTCCCCATTTGACCCTGGAGGAccccccagccctgtcctccctGCTGAGTGGGGCTTGGAGGGACCACCTCAGTCTTCACATCATGGAGGTTGGGGCTGAAACCTGA